Proteins from a single region of Kineosporiaceae bacterium:
- a CDS encoding WhiB family transcriptional regulator, with translation MDHNAQAAFPPELEWQERALCAQTDPEAFFPEKGGSTREAKRVCLSCEVRPECLEYALANDERFGIWGGLSERERRRVKKRAV, from the coding sequence GTGGATCACAACGCGCAGGCAGCGTTCCCTCCGGAGCTGGAGTGGCAGGAACGGGCGCTGTGCGCCCAAACCGACCCCGAGGCGTTCTTCCCCGAGAAGGGGGGGTCCACGCGCGAAGCCAAGCGTGTCTGCCTGTCCTGCGAGGTCAGACCGGAGTGCCTCGAGTACGCGCTGGCCAACGATGAACGCTTCGGTATCTGGGGCGGCTTGTCCGAGCGTGAACGCCGCCGGGTCAAGAAGCGCGCGGTCTGA